Proteins from a single region of Streptomyces glaucescens:
- the ltrA gene encoding group II intron reverse transcriptase/maturase: MPKAGVAVTATAALPPTTANGPEDYAQTWHSIDWAKAEASVRRLRQRIFTAAQGGDLKKVRNLQKLMLRSHSNTLVSVKRVTQQSAGRRTAGIDQERALTPIARGRLAAEITAERSPGKPLPVRRVYIPKTNGKQRPLGIPVIRDRVRQARVKNALEPEWEARFEQRSYGFRPGRGCHDAIGAIYIVAGQKRAKRLWVLDADLTAAFDRISHDHLMNLIGAFPARDAIRGWLKAGVMDCGRLSPTGEGTPQGGVISPLLLNVALHGMETAAGHLAEGRSNKSRRDAPVLVRYADDFAVFCHSEEEARRVKEQLSQWMVPRGVAFNEEKTSVIHLEEGFDFLGFNIRRYNGTLLIKPSKAAVRRVRERLRSEVIGLRGANAAAVVRKLNPIIKGWATYYRTVVSKETFKSLDFYVWTLTQKWVKHSHPNKPKSWRLAKHYGVFNSTRKDQWVFGDRDTGTYLYKFNWTRIVRHVIVKEGNSPDDPSLADYWVSRRRKRMPGTADRWTITLASRQKGICPLCKQPLIPDAEYTPDNPREWAAWFSASMKPLHKHHFIYRRDGGTDERTNLRLVHADCHRQHHAGDHRRAKQDDRPA, translated from the coding sequence GGAGGGGACCTGAAGAAGGTCCGCAACTTGCAGAAGCTCATGCTGCGGTCCCACTCGAACACGCTCGTGAGCGTGAAGCGGGTAACGCAGCAGAGCGCAGGCCGTCGGACGGCCGGGATCGATCAGGAACGCGCGCTCACTCCGATCGCGCGAGGACGGCTGGCTGCTGAGATCACAGCGGAACGCTCGCCTGGAAAACCCCTGCCCGTCCGGCGCGTGTACATTCCCAAGACCAACGGAAAGCAGCGACCCTTGGGTATTCCAGTCATCCGTGACCGGGTCCGCCAGGCCCGCGTCAAGAACGCACTGGAACCCGAGTGGGAAGCCCGGTTCGAACAACGAAGCTACGGCTTCCGCCCCGGCCGGGGTTGTCATGACGCTATCGGCGCTATCTACATCGTCGCAGGCCAGAAACGGGCCAAGCGGTTATGGGTGCTCGATGCGGACCTGACGGCGGCATTCGACCGCATCTCACACGACCACTTGATGAACCTCATCGGGGCCTTCCCCGCACGGGATGCAATCCGAGGGTGGCTCAAAGCGGGAGTGATGGACTGCGGACGGCTCTCGCCCACTGGGGAGGGAACTCCTCAGGGCGGTGTCATCAGCCCACTGCTGCTCAACGTGGCCTTGCACGGCATGGAAACGGCAGCCGGGCACCTCGCAGAGGGACGCTCCAACAAGTCCCGAAGAGATGCCCCGGTGCTGGTCCGGTACGCAGACGACTTCGCTGTGTTCTGTCACAGTGAAGAAGAGGCGCGCCGGGTCAAGGAGCAATTGTCTCAATGGATGGTCCCACGAGGGGTCGCCTTCAACGAGGAGAAGACGTCTGTCATCCACCTTGAAGAAGGTTTCGACTTCCTCGGGTTCAATATCAGGAGATACAACGGCACCCTGCTGATCAAGCCGAGTAAGGCGGCCGTAAGGAGGGTCCGGGAACGGCTCCGCAGTGAAGTGATCGGCCTGAGAGGGGCGAACGCTGCGGCTGTGGTGAGAAAGCTCAACCCGATCATCAAGGGTTGGGCCACCTACTACCGGACGGTGGTGTCCAAGGAGACCTTCAAGTCCCTGGACTTTTACGTGTGGACGCTCACGCAGAAGTGGGTCAAACACTCCCACCCGAACAAGCCGAAGAGCTGGCGCCTGGCCAAGCACTACGGCGTTTTCAACTCGACCCGGAAGGACCAGTGGGTATTCGGTGACCGGGATACCGGCACCTATCTCTACAAGTTCAACTGGACCAGGATCGTCCGGCACGTGATCGTCAAGGAGGGTAACTCTCCTGACGACCCCTCGCTGGCCGACTACTGGGTGAGCCGCCGTCGCAAGAGGATGCCCGGGACCGCCGACAGGTGGACCATCACCCTCGCATCCCGCCAGAAGGGGATCTGTCCGCTGTGCAAACAGCCATTGATCCCCGACGCCGAGTACACACCGGACAACCCTCGCGAGTGGGCCGCGTGGTTCTCGGCATCGATGAAGCCGCTGCACAAGCACCACTTCATCTACCGGCGCGACGGCGGCACGGACGAGCGGACGAACCTTCGCCTCGTACACGCCGACTGCCATCGCCAGCACCACGCCGGCGACCACAGAAGGGCCAAGCAAGATGACCGACCCGCGTGA